The proteins below are encoded in one region of Leucoraja erinacea ecotype New England chromosome 26, Leri_hhj_1, whole genome shotgun sequence:
- the LOC129709933 gene encoding LOW QUALITY PROTEIN: schlafen-like protein 1 (The sequence of the model RefSeq protein was modified relative to this genomic sequence to represent the inferred CDS: deleted 1 base in 1 codon) has protein sequence MEDEAVKVPCLSLFVGNLNPDYSKELLSYKLKDLLATIDVTLQRHDIEVFKKHKRAHAFIRLKTDSEVLNVLKQLLDPGILEQSDMKALVVKGKTLKVAKDIRDFAETSPEKSSSSDPLKEESQGQPHKEKRKLDPIQETSGWSGGKCGQMGLAVVEYLTTPLSGTKSDSAIMGGEIVGQQRLFYGALMGSETRNVEFKRGGGEYLNMTLKSHVRKYVCAFLNSEGGSLFVGVNDDGTVCGVDCNHKDEDRVRLLIDSILKGFKPPLFPNSYSISFLPVIKDGDTGLFLKVVRLSVHTPGKDGEILLYETDQGEVYIRRDGSVQGPLSGSSIQEWCRQKWTAEIKKLQDTIDTLVKEEHHLQQELRQQQQSIQELQHLQHELQSVHSERAAMSNLCCVI, from the exons ATGGAAGATGAGGCTGTTAAGGTTCCTTGCTTGTCGCTGTTTGTGGGTAACTTAAACCCAGATTACTCCAAGGAGCTGCTGAGCTACAAGCTGAAGGATTTACTCGCCACCATTGATGTGACTCTGCAACGGCACGACATCGAGGTCTTCAAGAAACACAAGCGAGCGCACGCCTTTATCCGGCTGAAAACGGACAGCGAGGTTCTTAACGTCCTCAAACAGTTGCTAGACCCTGGCATTTTGGAGCAGAGCGACATGAAGGCGCTAGTGGTCAAAGGGAAAACATTGAAAGTCGCCAAGGATATTCGGGACTTTGCAGAGACCAGCCCCGAAAAG AGTAGTTCTTCCGATCCATTGAAGGAGGAATCCCAGGGCCAGCCACACAAGGAGAAGAGGAAACTGGATCCCATCCAGGAAACATCGGGATGGTCCGGAGGGAAATGTGGCCAGATGGGCCTGGCGGTGGTGGAGTACCTGACCACCCCTCTGAGCGGGACCAAGTCGGACAGCGCCATCATGGGCGGCGAGATCGTCGGACAGCAGCGGCTCTTCTACGGGGCTCTGATGGGCAGCGAGACGCGGAACGTGGAGTTCAAGCGAGGGGGCGGCGAGTACCTCAACATGACCCTGAAGAGCCACGTCCGTAAGTACGTGTGCGCCTTCCTGAACAGCGAG GGCGGCAGCCTGTTTGTGGGGGTGAACGACGACGGAACGGTGTGCGGGGTGGACTGCAACCACAAGGACGAGGACCGCGTGAGACTCCTCATCGACTCCATCCTCAAAGGGTTCAAACCGCCTCTCTTCCCCAACTCCTACTCCATCTCCTTCCTTCCCGTCATCAAGGACGGCGACACGGGCTTGTTCCTCAAGGTGGTCCGGCTGTCCGTCCACACTCCCGGCAAGGACGGCGAGATACTACTCTACGAGACTGACCAGGGCGAGGTGTACATACGCAGGGACGGCAGTGTCCAGGGCCCACTGTCCGGGAGTTCCATCCAGGAGTGGTGTAGGCAG aaATGGACAGCAGAGATCAAGAAGCTCCAAGATACGATCGACACCTTGGTTAAGGAGGAGCACCATCTGCAGCAGGAgctgcggcagcagcagcagtccaTCCAGgaactgcagcatctgcagcacgAGCTGCAGTCAGTGCACTCCGAGCGTGCAGCCATGTCCAACCTCTGCTGCGTCATCTGA